Proteins co-encoded in one Hyla sarda isolate aHylSar1 chromosome 4, aHylSar1.hap1, whole genome shotgun sequence genomic window:
- the LOC130267678 gene encoding E3 ubiquitin-protein ligase TRIM11-like, giving the protein MACAYLREEMNCSICLNTYTDPVLLRCGHNFCRDCIDRALDTQEGSGVYSCPECRKRFQQRPALMRNIALRKIMDSFLLFPPTKKEPGIFCTYCVDSPVPAVISCLHCEASLCDKHLRVHSKSPEHVFTDPSTSLVDRKCSVHRKILEYYCTEDAACICVYCSVGEHRGHRVERLDEACEKKKKKLRNVLQKLITKREETEERVQSLEEHWRKALEKASGEEERVTALFIDLRRLLDDLEKRVLSEISRQEKESLSLSALIHQLEIKKDELSRKMRHIEELCNMTNPLTVLQEQDTGDLCDPEEGGGDEDTGGHNTHDVDDLDVTVISDTFRTLCDIISGIRSRIYVERPVDILLDVNTAASSIRLSDDLKTATWRREKLNGPQTAERFQDYPQVMSNQRFFFGRHYWDVEISSSRLWSVGMCYPSIDRRGDQSGIGDNNKSWILRRRSRNKYSVRHDRKEIQIPYNISSDRFRIYLDYEAGQLSFYELCDPIRHLHTFTTTFTGPLHAALWVREGSIKILGGGRNC; this is encoded by the coding sequence ATGGCATGTGCTTATCTGAGAGAGGAGATGAACTGCTCCATTTGCCTGAacacttatacagatcctgtacTGCTGAGATGTGGACATAACTTCTGCCGGGACTGTATTGATCGTGCGCTTGATACACAAGAGGGGTCTGGAGTTTATTCCTGTCCTGAATGCAGAAAAAGGTTTCAGCAGCGACCTGCTCTGATGAGGAACATTGCTCTGCGTAAGATAATGGATAGTTTCCTGCTTTTTCCACCAACAAAGAAAGAACCCGGGATCTTCTGCACTTACTGTGTGGACTCTCCTGTACCTGCTGTGATATCCTGTCTTCACTGTGAGGCTTCTCTGTGTGATAAACATCTGAGAGTTCACAGCAAATCACCAGAACATGTCTTCACTGATCCCAGCACTTCCTTGGTGGACAGGAAATGTTCTGTACATAGGAAGATTCTGGAATACTATTGCACTGAGGACGCTGCTTGTATCTGTGTGTACTGTTCAGTCGGAGAACATCGGGGACACCGGGTGGAGAGGCTGGATGAGGCCTgtgagaaaaagaagaagaaactgAGAAATGTTCTCCAGAAACTGATCACAAAGAGAGAGGAGACTGAGGAAAGAGTCCAAAGTCTGGAGGAACATTGGAGAAAAGCTCTAGAAAAAGCATCTGGAGAAGAGGAGAGAGTCACTGCCCTGTTTATAGACCTGAGGAGACTGCTGGATGACCTGGAGAAGAGGGTCCTGAGTGAGATCTCCAGGCAGGAAAAGGAATCACTGTCATTGTCTGCTCTGATCCATCAGCTGGAAATAAAGAAGGACGAGCTGTCCAGGAAGATGAGACACATTGAGGAGCTGTGTAACATGACGAATCCACTGACTGTCTTACAGGAACAGGACACAGGTGACTTGTGTGAtcctgaggaggggggaggggatgaggaCACAGGGGGACATAATACACATGATGTAGATGATCTGGATGTGACTGTGATCTCAGACACATTCCGCACATTATGTGACATAATATCAGGTATAAGGAGTAGGATCTATGTGGAGCGTCCTGTAGACATATTACTGGATGTAAACACAGCTGCTAGTAGTATCCGTTTATCAGACGACCTGAAAACTGCAACCTGGAGACGAGAAAAACTGAATGGTCCACAAACGGCAGAGAGATTCCAGGATTATCCTCAGGTGATGAGCAACCAGAGATTTTTCTTTGGACGACATTACTGGGATGTGGAGATCAGTAGTTCAAGACTTTGGAGTGTGGGGATGTGTTATCCCAGTATAGACAGGAGAGGAGATCAGTCAGGCATTGGAGATAATAACAAGTCCTGGATTTTAAGAAGAAGGAGTAGGAATAAGTATTCAGTGAGACATGACAGGAAAGAGATCCAGATACCTTACAATATCTCCAGTGATAGATTCAGGATATATCTGGATTATGAGGCCGGGCAGCTGTCCTTTTATGAGCTTTGTGACCCCATTAGACACTTACACACCTTCACCACCACCTTCACCGGGCCCCTTCATGCTGCATTATGGGTAAGGGAAGGTTCTATAAAGATTTTAGGGGGAGGCAGAAACTGCTGA